In Malania oleifera isolate guangnan ecotype guangnan chromosome 8, ASM2987363v1, whole genome shotgun sequence, a single window of DNA contains:
- the LOC131162715 gene encoding uncharacterized protein LOC131162715: protein MDLDLALRVDSSPPIMNKTTFDEKGDFERWEKSNRMCMMIMKRAIPEAFRGTMLDKITTTKDCLTDIEKRFVENEKSEISTLLTSLISMRYKGKGNIREYILELSHLASKLKILKFELSKYLLVHLVLLSLLAQFSQFKVSYNGQKETWSLNELISHCVQEEERLKQDKAECAHPASTFKEKGKKRKKDKIAVDTTPQKK, encoded by the coding sequence ATGGATCTCGACCTTGCATTAAGGGTTGATTCTTCCCCACCTATTATGAATAAAACTACCTTTGATGAGAAAGGGGACTTTGAAAGGTGGGAGAAATCAAATCGCATGTGTATGATGATCATGAAGAGAGCCATTCCAGAAGCATTTAGGGGCACTATGTTAGATAAAATAACTACAACTAAGGATTGCCTTACCGATATTGAAAAGAGGTTTGTCGAGAATGAAAAGTCTGAAATTAGTACACTCTTGACAAGTCTAATTTCAATGAGGTATAAGGGTAAGGGTAACATTAGGGAGTACATTTTAGAGCTGTCTCATCTTGCTTCTAAGTTGAAAATACTTAAGTTTGAACTCTCTAAGTACTTGTTAGTGCATTTGGTATTATTATCCCTTTTGGCACAGTTTAGCCAGTTTAAGGTGAGCTATAATGGTCAGAAAGAGACATGGTCTCTGAATGAGCTCATCTCACATTGTGTACAGGAAGAGGAAAGACTCAAGCAAGATAAGGCTGAGTGTGCTCACCCAGCCTCGACCTTCAAGGAAAaagggaagaagaggaagaaggataAGATTGCGGTAGATACAACACCTCAAAAGAAATAG
- the LOC131162555 gene encoding protein DETOXIFICATION 48, producing MCNPKPSPPSSLPSPNKTTHAINSNKTMDLLHADADQQDLRRRPTWPTLSEALEEIKTLGKISGPTTVTGLLLYSRAMVSMLFLGYLGELELAGGSLSIGFANITGYSVISGLAMGMEPICGQAYGAKQWKLLGLTLQRTVLLLLTTSIPISFMWLNMKRILLWCGQDEEISSMAHAFIAFSIPDLFFLSLLHPLRIYLRTQSITLPLMYCSAISVLLHIPLNFLLVVHLKMGIAGVAIAMVWTNLNLFLFLFSFVLFSGVYRDSWVSPSTDCLRGWSTLLGLAVPTCVSVCLEWWWYEFMIMLCGLLANPKSTVASMGILIQTTSLVYVFPSALSLGVSTRVGNELGANRPEQARISMIVSLACAFGLGLMAMLFTTLMRHQWGRFFTKDAEILELTSIALPIVGVCELGNCPQTTGCGVLRGCARPTTGANINLGSFYLVGMPVAISLGFVCKMGFAGLWLGLLAAQASCASLMLCVLSRTDWSAQAERARELTQNSSSSSSSSSADTTALPVSLKAEYSTSKEAEKMASLGGILSINEGLVQSASHETVPLIPTNIVH from the exons ATGTGTAATCCAAAGCCATCTCCCCCTTCTTCATTGCCCTCTCCCAACAAAACTACCCATGCAATAAACTCCAACAAGACCATGGATCTTCTTCACGCTGATGCTGATCAACAAGACCTACGTAGACGGCCAACTTGGCCAACTCTTTCTGAG GCTCTGGAAGAGATCAAAACCCTAGGGAAGATCTCAGGCCCAACGACAGTCACAGGTCTACTCTTATATTCAAGAGCCATGGTCTCCATGCTCTTCCTTGGTTATCTCGGGGAGCTTGAGCTCGCCGGTGGCTCCCTCTCGATCGGTTTCGCAAACATCACCGGCTACTCTGTCATCTCCGGCCTGGCCATGGGAATGGAACCTATCTGCGGACAAGCTTACGGAGCGAAACAATGGAAGCTTCTCGGCCTAACTCTGCAAAGAACAGTGCTGCTCCTCCTCACCACCTCCATTCCCATCTCCTTCATGTGGCTAAACATGAAGAGAATCCTTCTTTGGTGCGGTCAAGACGAAGAAATCTCATCCATGGCCCATGCTTTCATTGCCTTCTCCATACCTGACCTCTTCTTCCTCTCCCTGCTCCACCCACTGAGAATCTACTTGAGGACCCAAAGCATCACGCTGCCATTAATGTACTGCTCAGCCATCTCTGTGCTCCTCCACATCCCCCTCAACTTTCTCCTAGTAGTCCATCTCAAAATGGGCATTGCAGGGGTTGCCATAGCAATGGTTTGGACTAATCTCAATCTCTTCCTCTTTCTCTTCTCCTTCGTGCTCTTCTCCGGCGTGTACCGCGACTCGTGGGTGTCTCCGAGCACGGACTGCCTCCGCGGATGGTCTACCCTCCTCGGTCTCGCCGTCCCCACGTGCGTCTCTGTTTGCCTAGAGTGGTGGTGGTACGAGTTCATGATAATGCTGTGTGGCCTTCTTGCCAATCCCAAGTCCACCGTTGCTTCCATGGGAATCCTCATTCAAACAACCTCACTTGTCTACGTCTTCCCCTCGGCACTTAGCCTCGGAGTGTCGACAAGAGTGGGCAACGAGCTCGGCGCAAACCGGCCCGAACAAGCCCGGATTTCCATGATTGTGTCTCTTGCCTGTGCATTTGGGTTAGGCCTAATGGCCATGCTGTTCACAACCTTGATGAGGCACCAATGGGGCAGGTTTTTCACCAAAGATGCAGAAATTTTGGAGCTCACATCAATTGCGTTGCCAATTGTTGGGGTTTGTGAGCTGGGGAACTGCCCACAGACAACAGGTTGTGGGGTTTTGAGAGGGTGCGCTAGGCCTACCACTGGAGCAAACATCAATTTGGGGTCTTTTTACTTGGTGGGTATGCCAGTGGCAATCTCTCTTGGGTTTGTGTGCAAAATGGGATTCGCGGGGCTGTGGCTGGGTTTGCTTGCAGCACAGGCTTCTTGTGCGTCGCTCATGCTCTGTGTGCTCAGCAGAACAGATTGGTCGGCTCAGGcagagagagcaagagagcttacacagaattcttcttcttcttcttcttcttcctcggCTGATACTACTGCATTGCCGGTGTCATTGAAGGCAGAGTACTCCACATCTAAGGAAGCTGAAAAAATGGCTAGTTTAGGTGGGATTTTGAGCATTAATGAGGGGCTTGTGCAGTCAGCTTCACATGAAACTGTGCCTCTGATACCCACCAACATTGTGCATTAA